The following proteins are co-located in the Lentibacillus sp. JNUCC-1 genome:
- a CDS encoding plasmid pRiA4b ORF-3 family protein translates to MYIHGTKKLLDKVKQHHEVAMADLESGGLFSWHANLIKLRGRQSVLLVNDKSLYVIVLYGLRAKDFSQLDTLIKDAIRTVWFEEGVKEDVIEAYLEQAGEVFFGKTNDRKFVARMTQACKEAPFYESEMEGEDVIQIPHSLRLSWRLVGMGNSDYFKPAEALLEELQAFSHGDVLSVRAAEMDVRLMLGEQEVWRRLMVPLNRTFWQFHEILQAAFAWWDYHLHSFYLFGNEKLEKPYNVNHPAYTEEGAKPVVKLVPDEMMMDGPNEGVPVKLEKGVKLSEFLPEIGSLVYVYDFGDDWRHRIDVLRVVEDSTVNHPVCLDGRGDAPPEDVGGESGYVQFLEIMNDEEHPDHTHMKEWLSGQLYQRFDLDLINRMLDSR, encoded by the coding sequence ATGTATATTCATGGGACGAAGAAGCTGCTTGATAAAGTCAAGCAGCATCATGAAGTGGCAATGGCAGATTTGGAGTCGGGCGGATTATTCTCTTGGCATGCGAATTTGATTAAACTGAGAGGCAGGCAATCCGTTTTATTGGTGAATGATAAGAGTCTGTATGTGATTGTGTTGTATGGTTTGCGTGCTAAGGATTTCTCTCAATTGGACACGCTCATTAAAGACGCGATCCGGACGGTGTGGTTTGAGGAAGGCGTCAAAGAAGATGTGATTGAAGCGTATTTGGAACAGGCCGGGGAAGTGTTTTTTGGTAAAACGAATGACCGGAAGTTCGTTGCACGGATGACTCAGGCTTGTAAAGAGGCGCCGTTTTACGAAAGTGAGATGGAAGGAGAAGACGTCATTCAGATCCCGCACAGTCTGCGTTTGAGCTGGCGTCTTGTCGGGATGGGCAACTCGGATTACTTTAAGCCGGCTGAAGCCTTGCTTGAAGAATTACAAGCGTTTTCTCACGGTGATGTTTTGAGCGTGCGGGCAGCTGAAATGGATGTCCGGCTGATGCTCGGGGAACAGGAGGTTTGGCGGCGGTTGATGGTACCGCTGAACCGAACTTTCTGGCAGTTTCACGAAATTTTGCAGGCAGCCTTTGCTTGGTGGGATTATCATTTGCATTCATTTTATCTGTTTGGAAATGAGAAGCTGGAGAAACCTTACAACGTGAATCACCCGGCATATACAGAGGAAGGCGCAAAACCAGTGGTCAAACTTGTCCCAGATGAAATGATGATGGATGGACCGAATGAAGGTGTGCCGGTAAAATTGGAAAAAGGTGTCAAGCTGTCTGAGTTTCTGCCTGAAATAGGTTCACTGGTGTATGTGTATGATTTTGGAGATGATTGGCGCCACCGGATCGATGTGCTCAGAGTGGTTGAGGATTCGACGGTTAATCATCCAGTTTGTTTGGATGGACGAGGAGACGCTCCGCCTGAGGATGTTGGCGGTGAGTCCGGGTATGTGCAATTTTTGGAGATTATGAATGACGAAGAGCATCCTGACCATACACATATGAAAGAATGGCTGAGCGGGCAGCTGTATCAGCGGTTTGATTTGGACTTGATTAACCGGATGCTGGACAGCCGATGA
- a CDS encoding class II aldolase/adducin family protein yields MSREEVFTYAKMSYDNGLTVGTSGNVSMKKGNVMYITPSALPYNEMVADDILQVDIETGEILDGTRKASSETPMHRYIYLKNPEINAIVHTHSTYATIFACAHMPIPPVHYTIADIGKSVPVAPYAKYGTEALAEHVVNTLQGSNGVLLANHGVVAVGENMGDAYRRAEVIEEVAHLAYGSHTLGSVNPLTNAQLDDARQSFKTYTSN; encoded by the coding sequence ATGTCACGCGAAGAAGTTTTCACGTATGCTAAGATGAGCTATGATAATGGGCTGACTGTCGGGACTTCCGGCAATGTAAGTATGAAAAAAGGAAATGTGATGTACATTACACCATCTGCTTTGCCGTATAACGAAATGGTGGCAGATGATATTTTGCAAGTGGATATTGAAACAGGAGAGATTTTGGACGGAACTCGAAAAGCTTCATCTGAGACTCCGATGCACCGCTATATTTATTTGAAGAACCCTGAGATCAATGCGATTGTTCACACACATTCCACATACGCAACCATTTTTGCCTGTGCACATATGCCGATTCCCCCTGTCCATTACACGATTGCAGACATTGGAAAAAGCGTACCTGTCGCACCTTATGCCAAGTACGGAACAGAGGCGCTGGCTGAACATGTTGTCAACACACTGCAAGGGAGCAATGGTGTATTGCTTGCCAATCATGGTGTTGTCGCTGTAGGGGAAAACATGGGAGATGCCTACAGACGGGCTGAAGTCATCGAAGAAGTCGCCCATCTCGCTTATGGCAGCCACACTCTGGGGAGTGTCAATCCCCTAACCAACGCCCAACTCGACGACGCCCGGCAAAGTTTTAAAACCTACACAAGCAACTAA
- a CDS encoding DMT family transporter, giving the protein MIRIYTLLLFVMLLWGMNVSAIKVLVGAVDPLLLQGFRVMIAGIAVLLICAGLGIFRLPKKHEWLTIAFIAIFNVILHHSFLAVGLERTSGINGSLILGMNPLITAMLAFLILHQRMSWLRVAGFILGFGGVVVTTLTGSGELTGLSLGDIFVFLGMFVQGLSFILISKLKPTLDARLATGYMLVFGAAVIFLTSQGFGSDIQDITRLFDWQLAGVFLFSAILATAFGHMTYNYAIKKVGPAESAIFLNLNTLFAVTAAAVFLNETITLYHTAGFILILTGVFLGTGALEHLIWKRKMRTERKTW; this is encoded by the coding sequence ATGATACGGATTTATACACTTTTATTATTCGTCATGCTCTTATGGGGGATGAACGTTTCCGCGATCAAAGTCCTGGTCGGGGCTGTGGATCCGCTGCTGTTGCAAGGCTTTCGCGTCATGATTGCAGGGATTGCGGTGCTCCTCATTTGCGCCGGGCTTGGAATCTTCCGTCTCCCAAAGAAACATGAATGGCTGACCATTGCCTTCATCGCCATTTTCAATGTAATCCTACACCATTCATTTCTCGCTGTGGGACTCGAACGTACGAGCGGTATTAACGGATCGCTTATACTCGGCATGAATCCGCTGATCACTGCAATGCTGGCCTTTCTTATCCTGCACCAGCGTATGTCCTGGCTCAGAGTGGCAGGCTTTATCCTTGGTTTTGGGGGCGTTGTCGTCACCACGCTGACAGGTTCAGGCGAACTCACAGGCCTCTCACTAGGCGACATTTTCGTATTTCTCGGCATGTTCGTCCAGGGCCTCAGTTTCATCCTAATCAGCAAGCTAAAGCCTACACTCGATGCCCGACTTGCAACAGGCTATATGCTCGTGTTTGGCGCTGCGGTCATTTTTCTCACGAGCCAGGGCTTCGGGTCAGACATTCAGGACATCACACGCCTATTTGACTGGCAGCTCGCCGGCGTCTTTTTGTTCAGTGCCATCCTCGCCACCGCGTTCGGACACATGACCTATAATTACGCCATTAAAAAAGTCGGTCCAGCCGAATCCGCAATTTTCCTGAATTTGAATACCTTATTCGCCGTAACCGCTGCCGCCGTTTTCCTGAACGAAACGATCACCCTCTACCACACAGCCGGCTTCATTCTCATTTTGACCGGTGTCTTTCTCGGTACCGGCGCCCTGGAACACCTTATATGGAAACGCAAGATGCGGACAGAACGGAAAACATGGTGA
- the ald gene encoding alanine dehydrogenase: MEIGIPKEIKESENRVAITPSGVVTLTNAGHEVFLEAGAGTGAGFSDEAYSDAGAVIVSTAAEAWKKQMVMKVKEPLPEEYDYFYDGLILFTFLHLAANPDLTKALIEKNVVGLAYETVQLPDRSLPLLTPMSEIAGNMATQIGAQFLEKPKGGKGILLSGIPGVKRGKVTVIGGGVVGMNAAKVASNLGAEVSIIDLNPARLRTLSEMFGSSVNTIMSNAMNIANEVKDSDLVVGSVLIPGAKAPVLVTEDMIRDMSEGSVIVDVAIDQGGNFETSDRITSHDEPVFVKHGVLHYTVANIPGAVPRTGTIGLANVSVPYALQIAEKGYKQACLDNPALMKGLNTLQGKVTFKGVSESLDLPYDKAEHLLG, encoded by the coding sequence ATGGAAATTGGAATACCCAAGGAAATTAAAGAAAGTGAAAATCGTGTTGCGATTACGCCCTCGGGTGTTGTGACTTTGACAAATGCTGGGCATGAGGTGTTTTTGGAAGCTGGGGCTGGCACTGGCGCCGGTTTTTCTGACGAAGCGTATTCGGATGCTGGGGCAGTGATTGTCTCGACAGCTGCTGAGGCTTGGAAAAAACAAATGGTGATGAAGGTCAAAGAACCGCTCCCCGAAGAATATGATTATTTTTATGATGGGTTGATCTTGTTTACATTCTTGCATCTGGCTGCCAACCCTGACCTGACCAAGGCACTGATCGAAAAGAACGTGGTCGGTCTTGCTTATGAAACAGTTCAGCTGCCGGACCGCTCTTTACCGCTGCTGACCCCAATGAGTGAGATTGCTGGAAATATGGCAACTCAGATTGGCGCACAATTTTTGGAGAAGCCAAAAGGCGGAAAAGGGATCTTGCTTTCTGGCATTCCAGGGGTTAAAAGAGGAAAAGTTACTGTGATTGGCGGTGGTGTTGTTGGCATGAACGCTGCTAAAGTTGCCAGTAATCTAGGCGCTGAAGTATCCATAATTGACCTGAATCCGGCCCGGTTGAGAACATTGAGTGAGATGTTCGGGTCGTCGGTCAACACGATTATGTCTAATGCTATGAACATCGCTAACGAGGTCAAAGATTCAGATTTGGTCGTTGGTTCTGTGCTGATTCCGGGCGCAAAAGCACCTGTGCTGGTGACAGAAGACATGATCCGTGACATGTCGGAAGGGTCTGTGATCGTTGACGTGGCAATTGATCAAGGTGGTAACTTTGAAACGAGTGACCGGATTACCAGTCATGATGAGCCAGTGTTTGTGAAGCATGGCGTCCTTCATTATACGGTGGCAAATATTCCTGGTGCTGTGCCTCGCACTGGAACGATCGGCCTGGCAAATGTTTCAGTTCCATATGCTCTCCAGATTGCCGAAAAAGGGTACAAGCAAGCGTGCCTTGACAACCCTGCCCTTATGAAAGGGCTGAATACTCTCCAAGGAAAAGTAACATTCAAAGGCGTGTCCGAATCACTCGACCTGCCATACGATAAAGCAGAGCATTTGCTTGGATAG
- a CDS encoding YwbE family protein produces MDGTRRDAIQIGQHVRVVQKQDQRTGKLTDGVVAKILTNSPTHPHGIKVRLESGVVGRVKEIK; encoded by the coding sequence ATGGATGGTACGAGAAGAGATGCTATTCAAATTGGGCAGCATGTGCGTGTCGTGCAGAAACAGGATCAGCGCACTGGAAAGCTGACGGACGGTGTGGTGGCAAAGATTTTGACGAATTCGCCGACTCATCCGCACGGAATCAAGGTTAGGCTTGAATCGGGCGTTGTCGGACGTGTGAAGGAAATTAAATAA
- a CDS encoding choline/ethanolamine kinase family protein produces the protein MSDVTVFEAVKEALQLEGATVSDIRPVGGMTNVNYAVKVDGEGFIVRLPGVGTDELVNREAERDNLIFATGLGINPELVYIDVETGMKISREIQDSTTLTDELVRDPAIMRQVVEVLHKLHKSPHAMKNRFDLRGLLTHYERLVREAAPATFQKYTRMQGRIYDLLAYYESLNVKELPCHIDTGCFNFILSGAGELYLIDWEYSGMFDPMWDVAAFMLESDFDAAEEGMFLSTYFGRTPRHEEKQRVHMHKIFQDYLWSLWTVYKETQGADHGTYAEDRFERGAGYFPNLIEGGV, from the coding sequence ATGAGTGATGTAACCGTTTTCGAAGCCGTGAAGGAGGCATTGCAACTGGAAGGCGCAACTGTGTCGGATATTCGACCGGTGGGTGGGATGACAAATGTGAATTATGCTGTCAAAGTGGATGGAGAGGGCTTCATTGTGAGGCTGCCGGGTGTTGGGACGGATGAGCTGGTGAACCGCGAGGCTGAGCGCGATAATCTGATCTTTGCGACCGGACTTGGCATTAATCCTGAGCTTGTATATATTGATGTCGAAACTGGCATGAAAATTTCCCGGGAAATACAAGATTCGACGACGCTAACAGATGAATTGGTACGAGATCCGGCTATTATGCGTCAGGTGGTTGAGGTATTGCACAAACTTCACAAGTCACCTCATGCCATGAAAAACCGTTTTGATCTGCGCGGGTTGCTGACACATTATGAACGTCTGGTCAGAGAGGCTGCTCCGGCCACTTTTCAAAAATATACTAGGATGCAAGGGCGGATTTATGATTTGCTGGCCTATTATGAATCATTGAACGTGAAGGAACTCCCATGTCACATTGATACGGGGTGCTTTAACTTTATTTTGAGCGGGGCTGGCGAGTTGTATTTGATTGACTGGGAATATAGTGGGATGTTTGACCCGATGTGGGATGTGGCAGCATTTATGTTGGAGAGTGATTTTGACGCCGCAGAAGAAGGCATGTTTTTGAGTACCTATTTTGGCAGAACACCGCGACATGAGGAAAAGCAGCGGGTCCATATGCACAAGATATTTCAAGATTATCTATGGAGCCTCTGGACCGTCTACAAAGAAACACAGGGAGCAGATCACGGCACCTACGCCGAAGACCGTTTTGAGCGCGGTGCCGGTTACTTCCCGAATTTGATAGAAGGTGGGGTGTGA
- a CDS encoding nucleoside phosphorylase, whose translation MSDHVELMPTTRIPVKGISPLVIVCGNPFRAKRIADLLDEPEEVAHSREYRTFNGYYKGQWVTVTSHGVGAPGAAVCFEELIKAGAEVLIRVGTAGSYTRTLPPGSIIVADSAVRTDGLTKQMVPEGVPAVADFRVVQALNEAATQKAVTYGTGTVVTLDAFYAGPLEFPHKLYKDAGALGAEMEMSALYTIAKLRNVKAGGILALDGYAYDDMDHYNPHKDIVDQAVKDEIEIALEAIVSVQK comes from the coding sequence ATGAGTGATCATGTTGAGTTGATGCCGACTACGAGAATTCCAGTTAAGGGCATTTCGCCGCTTGTCATTGTGTGCGGAAATCCTTTCCGGGCGAAGCGGATCGCGGATCTGTTGGACGAGCCTGAAGAAGTGGCACATTCTCGGGAATATCGCACGTTTAATGGCTATTATAAAGGCCAGTGGGTCACAGTCACGAGCCACGGTGTTGGTGCACCGGGAGCTGCGGTTTGTTTTGAAGAGTTGATTAAAGCTGGCGCTGAAGTGCTGATACGCGTTGGTACCGCTGGCTCTTATACGAGAACCCTGCCGCCTGGCAGTATCATTGTTGCGGATTCAGCTGTGCGAACGGACGGTTTAACAAAGCAGATGGTGCCTGAAGGAGTTCCAGCTGTGGCTGACTTCCGTGTGGTCCAAGCTTTAAATGAAGCCGCCACTCAAAAAGCGGTGACATATGGTACAGGAACGGTTGTGACCTTGGACGCTTTTTATGCGGGTCCGCTGGAATTTCCGCACAAGCTGTATAAGGACGCCGGTGCGTTGGGAGCTGAGATGGAAATGTCCGCCCTTTACACCATCGCGAAGCTGCGAAATGTGAAAGCTGGCGGTATTCTTGCGCTCGACGGCTATGCCTATGATGATATGGATCATTATAATCCTCATAAAGATATTGTTGATCAGGCTGTTAAAGATGAAATCGAAATTGCGCTGGAAGCGATTGTTTCAGTTCAAAAATAA
- a CDS encoding GntR family transcriptional regulator: MEIEKPLSLPERIHKKIAGLIKAGEFEVGDKLPSEINLAKQLKVSRTALRDALQLLEFDGYVERRHGVGTYVLSNTPTLQAGLEKLESITEFLKAKDLNPGTLEGTVTEVRADQHVANQLNVKEGVAVIKLERVRIADGRPISYDIAYGMPDVINEDFIQNQDKESIFDYLESGKDTFISHSYCNIYAKNATPELAEKLNVPVSEALQVLEQVYYTKQNKTVYYGESYIRSDVLKFHLIRRR; this comes from the coding sequence ATGGAGATTGAAAAACCCCTTTCTCTCCCAGAGAGGATCCATAAAAAAATAGCCGGTTTAATAAAAGCTGGTGAATTTGAAGTGGGGGACAAGTTGCCCTCGGAAATCAATCTGGCTAAACAATTAAAAGTAAGTCGGACCGCATTAAGAGACGCGCTCCAGCTGCTGGAATTTGACGGGTATGTGGAACGGCGTCACGGTGTGGGCACTTATGTCTTGTCAAATACCCCTACATTGCAGGCCGGACTTGAAAAACTCGAGAGTATCACAGAGTTTCTGAAAGCAAAAGATCTAAATCCCGGGACGCTGGAAGGCACTGTTACAGAAGTGCGTGCTGACCAGCATGTGGCCAACCAATTAAATGTCAAAGAAGGCGTAGCGGTGATCAAACTTGAGCGGGTTCGGATAGCAGACGGACGTCCCATTTCCTATGATATTGCTTATGGCATGCCGGACGTAATTAATGAAGACTTTATTCAGAATCAGGACAAAGAGTCGATATTCGATTATTTGGAGTCGGGTAAGGATACGTTCATATCCCATTCTTATTGTAATATTTACGCTAAAAATGCCACACCGGAACTTGCGGAAAAACTGAATGTTCCAGTTTCAGAAGCGCTCCAAGTGCTGGAACAGGTCTATTATACGAAACAAAACAAAACCGTTTATTACGGTGAAAGCTATATTCGCAGTGATGTGCTTAAATTTCATCTGATCAGAAGACGTTAG
- a CDS encoding alkaline phosphatase family protein → MAQQQSAGKPVILLNIDSLMPYALEQVAQTGRAPALQFLMENGMYFPDMVSSFPTMSVTIDSTLLTGTYPDQHQIPGLHWFDINKKQFVNYGTGFRETFRIGMRRSIHNMLYRLNHEHLSKNVTTIYEDLAHKNTSSASINSFVYRGNHPQRLKTPKLLSALTHFEDGEWIAETPTEFSLGAFSKFRSKGVPTQVAAGNYKYTAKELRHLIKTNKLPQFTFCIFQDMDTRLHFKGPTYMKMILKIDNEIQKILNMYPSWKEALYQNIWMVIGDNGHSATGTRRRKHAIDLRKIFKRYRIARLQKSVTEKDQLVLCVNQRMAFIYLLDKKASLDSLVALLKKDKRIDVIAWKRDGAIHVVSGIKEGTVSFRPNGPVTDIYDQTWYISGNLDILDLHVTNHQFLTFGNYPDALARLYGALHSHSGTYLVVNAKPGYEFKAQATPAHLSGAAHGSLHRQESLVPLLVAGTNKKPAHRRFTDMKNYILNLC, encoded by the coding sequence GTGGCACAACAGCAATCAGCGGGGAAACCGGTCATCCTGCTCAATATCGATTCTCTGATGCCTTACGCACTGGAACAAGTGGCTCAAACAGGCCGAGCGCCGGCGCTTCAGTTTTTAATGGAAAATGGTATGTATTTTCCCGACATGGTCTCATCTTTCCCAACAATGTCTGTTACGATCGACAGCACACTGCTTACAGGAACATATCCGGACCAACATCAGATCCCTGGACTGCATTGGTTTGATATCAATAAAAAGCAATTCGTCAATTATGGCACGGGCTTCAGGGAAACCTTTCGCATTGGGATGCGCCGTTCCATTCACAACATGCTTTACCGTTTGAATCATGAGCATTTAAGCAAGAACGTCACAACCATTTACGAGGATCTGGCGCACAAAAACACGTCTTCTGCTTCCATCAATTCTTTTGTATACCGGGGAAATCATCCGCAACGTCTCAAGACGCCAAAACTTCTTAGCGCATTAACCCACTTTGAAGATGGTGAATGGATTGCTGAGACGCCCACTGAATTTTCTTTGGGTGCTTTTTCCAAATTCCGGTCAAAAGGTGTCCCGACTCAAGTGGCAGCCGGGAATTATAAATATACAGCGAAGGAATTAAGACATCTGATCAAAACAAACAAATTGCCGCAATTCACGTTTTGCATATTCCAAGATATGGACACACGGCTTCACTTCAAAGGGCCCACGTATATGAAAATGATTTTGAAAATCGATAACGAAATTCAAAAAATACTTAACATGTATCCCAGCTGGAAAGAGGCACTTTACCAGAATATATGGATGGTCATTGGTGATAATGGCCATTCCGCTACAGGAACGCGCCGTCGTAAGCACGCGATTGATTTACGCAAAATTTTCAAGCGTTACCGAATTGCGCGCCTGCAGAAGTCAGTCACTGAAAAAGACCAGCTCGTCCTGTGTGTCAATCAGCGTATGGCGTTCATTTATCTGTTAGATAAGAAAGCGTCACTTGATTCATTAGTGGCGTTGCTTAAAAAAGACAAACGAATTGATGTGATCGCTTGGAAACGTGACGGAGCTATTCATGTCGTTTCAGGTATCAAAGAAGGTACTGTGTCTTTCAGGCCAAATGGTCCAGTGACAGACATCTATGATCAAACCTGGTATATTTCAGGCAACCTCGACATTCTGGATCTTCATGTAACCAATCATCAATTTTTAACGTTCGGCAATTATCCGGATGCCCTTGCCAGGCTATACGGCGCCTTGCATTCGCACAGCGGGACCTATCTCGTTGTCAACGCAAAGCCAGGGTATGAATTTAAAGCACAAGCCACTCCAGCCCATCTCAGCGGCGCAGCACACGGCTCCCTGCACCGTCAAGAATCACTCGTCCCCTTGCTCGTGGCGGGCACAAACAAAAAACCCGCTCATCGCAGGTTTACAGACATGAAAAACTACATCCTCAATCTCTGTTAA
- a CDS encoding s-methyl-5-thioribose-1-phosphate isomerase, which yields MSNNVKEPLLAYLNNTVDYQGDKVVLLNRRLYPDEVQYVDCDRYEDVAVAIEDMTIQGAIVIAIAAGYGFALAFQGKHDLKGDAVKDYAQTVYERLLSTRPTGQRLKVILDKCFVEVEKQVQAGHHGEDCAAALHTLMDQEVAEADNIAIRCGQNTANLLEDGDKVLTHCFADAALIHMLIEAKKQNKHIEMYCTETRPYFQGARLTAHSIKETGTKVTLVTDNMPGFLMEQGMVTKLVTAADKITLEGHVCNKIGTYQYAVVAQHHNIPFYVLGYEGPDENSPNIDDIEIEYRNQEEVFYARGVRTAVEGIEGLYPSFDIVTPNFVDAIVTDKGVHAARNISSYLK from the coding sequence ATGAGTAATAATGTAAAGGAACCACTGCTGGCTTATTTGAATAATACGGTTGATTATCAAGGGGACAAGGTGGTTTTGTTAAATAGGCGCTTGTATCCTGATGAGGTGCAGTATGTGGATTGTGATCGGTATGAAGATGTTGCTGTGGCCATTGAAGATATGACCATTCAGGGTGCTATCGTGATTGCCATTGCAGCGGGGTATGGGTTTGCGCTTGCATTCCAAGGCAAACACGACTTGAAAGGAGACGCCGTGAAGGATTACGCTCAGACTGTTTACGAACGGTTGTTGAGCACAAGACCGACTGGCCAGCGTCTGAAGGTCATTTTGGATAAATGTTTTGTAGAAGTTGAGAAACAGGTACAAGCTGGACATCATGGGGAAGACTGTGCGGCAGCATTGCACACTTTGATGGATCAGGAAGTGGCAGAAGCTGATAATATCGCCATCCGTTGCGGGCAAAATACGGCCAATCTTTTAGAAGACGGCGATAAAGTCTTGACCCATTGCTTTGCAGATGCGGCGCTTATTCATATGCTGATCGAGGCGAAGAAGCAGAACAAGCATATCGAAATGTATTGCACGGAAACGCGCCCCTATTTTCAAGGTGCTCGATTGACTGCCCATTCGATTAAAGAAACAGGTACAAAGGTGACGCTAGTGACGGATAATATGCCCGGCTTTTTGATGGAGCAGGGCATGGTAACGAAACTGGTGACGGCTGCTGACAAAATCACGCTGGAAGGTCATGTGTGCAACAAGATCGGGACGTACCAGTATGCGGTTGTTGCTCAGCACCATAATATTCCTTTTTACGTATTGGGTTATGAAGGTCCGGATGAGAACTCGCCGAATATTGACGACATTGAAATTGAATATCGCAATCAGGAAGAGGTTTTCTATGCCAGAGGTGTGCGCACGGCCGTAGAGGGCATTGAAGGGTTGTATCCGTCATTTGATATTGTAACCCCCAATTTCGTGGACGCGATTGTGACGGACAAAGGAGTTCATGCAGCCAGAAATATTAGTTCTTATTTGAAGTAA
- a CDS encoding amidohydrolase family protein, with protein sequence MENLLIKNVSVVPMTHADAVIQNGYIYIEKGVINALGSAPNHTLVEKADRVIDGEHLVAMPGLINGHTHTPMSVLRGYAGDLPLQQWLQEIWKIEAKMSSEDIYWAAMLSMVEMLKSGTTTFGDMYYGMDKVAEGVQASGMRALLTQGIIEQDGHGEDVLAECVDFVKRWHGKAEGRIQAILSPHAPYTCSPQLIEKLVEAAHDLDCSIHTHLNETRGKIDTIIERYGKRPIVLMDEIGLFSRHVIAAHGVHVSEEELEILARSQAGIIHNPKSNMKLGSGIAPIADMLERGIVVGLGTDGSASNNVLDMFEEMRFASFLQKVHLEDPTALSAYETLKLGTALGAQALGIESEIGTLEVGKKADLTLVNVDRTHALPLNDILSHLIYSAKADDVDYTIVNGRVLYEKGHVVTLDEEKIKWHVLESKNKLFGS encoded by the coding sequence ATGGAAAATCTATTAATCAAAAACGTTTCCGTCGTTCCAATGACACATGCTGATGCGGTGATTCAAAACGGTTATATTTATATTGAAAAAGGCGTGATCAATGCACTCGGTTCTGCCCCTAATCACACCTTGGTTGAGAAAGCGGATCGGGTGATTGATGGTGAGCATTTGGTGGCGATGCCAGGTTTAATCAATGGGCATACCCACACCCCGATGAGTGTTTTGCGGGGCTATGCCGGGGATTTACCGCTCCAGCAATGGCTTCAAGAGATATGGAAGATTGAGGCGAAGATGTCTTCTGAGGATATTTACTGGGCTGCGATGCTGAGCATGGTGGAAATGCTGAAATCGGGTACGACGACATTTGGCGATATGTATTATGGCATGGACAAGGTCGCGGAAGGTGTGCAGGCTTCTGGAATGCGTGCTTTGTTGACGCAAGGGATTATTGAACAGGATGGCCATGGAGAGGATGTGCTCGCTGAATGTGTTGACTTTGTGAAAAGATGGCACGGCAAAGCGGAAGGCCGCATTCAAGCGATTTTGTCGCCGCATGCGCCCTATACCTGTTCACCGCAATTGATTGAAAAACTGGTTGAAGCAGCACATGACCTAGATTGCTCGATTCACACCCATTTGAACGAAACGCGGGGTAAAATTGACACCATTATAGAGCGGTATGGCAAGAGACCCATCGTTTTAATGGACGAAATTGGTTTGTTTTCCCGGCATGTGATTGCTGCGCATGGTGTTCATGTGTCCGAAGAGGAGCTTGAGATCCTAGCACGTTCACAAGCTGGCATCATTCATAACCCGAAAAGCAATATGAAGCTCGGGAGCGGGATTGCGCCGATTGCTGACATGCTTGAGCGGGGGATTGTTGTCGGACTCGGTACTGACGGATCGGCGAGTAACAATGTGCTGGATATGTTTGAGGAAATGCGATTTGCCAGTTTTTTGCAGAAAGTTCATTTAGAAGACCCGACGGCATTGTCGGCTTATGAAACATTGAAGCTTGGAACAGCACTCGGAGCTCAAGCACTTGGGATTGAATCAGAGATTGGCACGTTGGAAGTTGGCAAAAAAGCGGATCTTACACTCGTAAACGTTGACCGGACACATGCCCTGCCTTTAAACGATATTTTGTCCCATTTGATCTATTCAGCAAAAGCTGATGATGTGGATTATACCATCGTGAATGGCCGTGTGCTTTATGAGAAAGGACATGTGGTGACACTTGATGAAGAAAAGATTAAATGGCATGTTTTAGAATCCAAAAATAAATTGTTCGGCAGCTGA